The nucleotide window TCAGGTCCACGACCAACTGGTCCTGACCGTCAGCCAGTTGGTAAATCTTCTTCTCGGAGGAGTAAACCGGACGACCGGCAGGACTTGCGTCCGGGCCGTTGGTGCCGATCAGGCCGCTCTGAGCCAGATAAGTCCGCTCGTTGCCGTTATCGAACAACTGGAATGGAATTTCCGGATGGTCCTGGCGACGTGGATACAGCGGCAGCATCAGCTGGGCAACATCGCCACCTTGTGGATCGATAGCCAGGCTGAGCACATCCGTTTTGATCTGGATGAGGTCTTTGCTTGCTGCCACTGGCGTTTCAGCCGGTGCAGTTGCACTGGTATCGCTTGGGGCACGTGGAATGTCGTCACTGGCGGAAGCATTATTGCCAGTCGCCGTATCCGGTAGGCCCGGTGCGGTAGTACTGGAAGCAACATTCTGAGTCGGCAGGGCAGCCTGGCCATAGTCCTGGTTCCATTTAAGAACCATAACGTAGGACACGATTGCCAGGGCGACGATCAGGATCGTGCGTTTGATATCCATGATTACTCGGCCATCGAAGAAGAACGGGAGGTAGGGATAGGTGGAACCGGGTCATAACCACCGGGATTCCACGGATGACAGCGACCTAAACGACGAAAGGTCAGCCAGCCACCGCGCAGAAGGCCATGATTTTCTATGGCTTCATACGCGTAGCAGGAACAACTGGGGTAGAAACGACAGTGACTGGCCATCAGGGGACTAATGGCATAGCGATAAAACTGGATCGGAACGAGTGCCAGTTTACGCATCGGGACTGTCTACCCCTACAGTTTCGGTTTTGACTGCTGGTACCGGCTTGCTGCGTGCCAGACGTTTCCAGAGTTTGCCGAAATGCTGAATCAATTCGGGGTTTTCTACGTCACCCAAACCTTTGCGCGCGACGATAACAATGTCCCAACCGACCAGTGAATCCTGGTTCAGGCGAAACGATTCGCGCATCAGACGTTTGAGGCGATTGCGCTCGACGGAGAGCTTTACGCTCTTTTTCCCGATAACCAGCCCGAGACGGGGGTGATCAAGGTCGTTGTTGCGCGCAAGGAGCAGGAGATTTTTCCCCGGAACCTTGCCGGTAGGGGAGTCAAAGACTGCCTTGAAATGCCGGGGAGTAAGCAGACGCTTTTCCCGACTGAAGTCCTGACTCACCTCCAGTGCCGGATTATCAAACTGCCAGACG belongs to Pseudomonas sp. B21-015 and includes:
- the yidD gene encoding membrane protein insertion efficiency factor YidD, with the protein product MRKLALVPIQFYRYAISPLMASHCRFYPSCSCYAYEAIENHGLLRGGWLTFRRLGRCHPWNPGGYDPVPPIPTSRSSSMAE
- the rnpA gene encoding ribonuclease P protein component, whose product is MSQDFSREKRLLTPRHFKAVFDSPTGKVPGKNLLLLARNNDLDHPRLGLVIGKKSVKLSVERNRLKRLMRESFRLNQDSLVGWDIVIVARKGLGDVENPELIQHFGKLWKRLARSKPVPAVKTETVGVDSPDA